From a single Candidatus Defluviilinea gracilis genomic region:
- a CDS encoding bifunctional 5,10-methylenetetrahydrofolate dehydrogenase/5,10-methenyltetrahydrofolate cyclohydrolase, with protein sequence MNYKIIDGKKLAQVVKDDVRERVLKLKELGWTPRLVSIDVGDSAAVSLYIKNQQKAAEKVGIEFEHRHYPGNITQREMGAAIHAFNADPRVTGIILQRPVPDTLDLEELENTIHHSKDVEGMSSLNIGNIVYGDSSLGPCTSLASVELLKSTGLNLRGLEVVVVGHSEIVGKPVALLLVEDLCTVTICHHGTRNLSYHTRQADALIVAVGKPGLITANMVKPGAAVIDIGINQVDVTLSDGARGTKVVGDVDFETVKEVAGWITPVPGGVGPMTVAMLLRNTVVATERQRKRYEELVRA encoded by the coding sequence ATGAATTACAAGATCATCGACGGAAAGAAACTCGCGCAAGTCGTAAAAGACGACGTGCGCGAACGAGTGCTAAAACTCAAAGAATTAGGCTGGACGCCGCGCCTCGTCTCGATCGATGTGGGCGACAGCGCGGCGGTCTCGCTCTACATCAAGAACCAGCAGAAAGCGGCGGAAAAGGTCGGTATCGAATTCGAGCACCGCCATTATCCCGGGAACATCACCCAGCGCGAAATGGGCGCGGCGATCCACGCGTTTAACGCCGACCCTCGCGTGACCGGCATCATCCTCCAGCGCCCGGTGCCGGACACGCTCGACCTCGAGGAATTGGAAAACACCATTCATCACAGCAAGGATGTGGAGGGGATGAGTTCGCTCAATATTGGCAATATCGTCTATGGCGATTCCTCGCTCGGACCGTGCACCTCGCTCGCTTCGGTGGAACTGCTCAAATCTACGGGGTTGAACTTGCGCGGGCTGGAAGTGGTGGTAGTTGGGCATTCGGAGATCGTAGGCAAGCCGGTGGCGTTGTTGCTCGTGGAAGACCTGTGCACGGTGACGATCTGCCATCACGGCACGCGCAACCTCTCGTATCACACGCGGCAAGCAGACGCGTTGATCGTGGCGGTTGGCAAGCCGGGGCTGATCACGGCGAACATGGTCAAGCCTGGCGCGGCGGTAATCGATATCGGCATCAATCAGGTGGATGTCACCCTGTCCGATGGCGCGCGCGGCACGAAAGTTGTGGGCGATGTGGATTTTGAAACTGTGAAGGAAGTGGCGGGGTGGATCACCCCGGTGCCCGGCGGCGTGGGTCCGATGACGGTGGCGATGTTATTGCGGAACACAGTGGTTGCCACAGAACGCCAGCGCAAAAGGTACGAAGAGTTGGTGCGCGCATGA
- a CDS encoding alpha/beta hydrolase gives MAKKATSKNENGQEPEIDVILIVKGAGEQAEDDHLNIFLRGFWPAIKALDKNATLTQLTSGFEDYLPSPHNTDGKSHKHVTEIRARHRFEEKVGTGIQERQTSRRLWLKESYWEAETLPSGALGNLSREWRMASFVFANMLRNAVFTRNTKWLKDQRTNQNFAFQRGKTPGTRAWDYFGYYFSYFLMFVLVLLPFIKILPTVTWFNEALKNILADEIFNLPGFNGLIFVIFTGAVWAIAPALEHSVMSYQYAKYRRLKSLPVLPNWVLLALIFFLVSEPLAYLRFVLVLLGLQTSLVVARGLLWGFRAYANSDVDIADYYSYEEDGRKLVGKVDEVFLTRLFFTPLIYRYLIFMTLPIGFIGALLVSLLKWTKFLGGIGASLDKALNVMLVGYMDDVVNYAMDPAQSNRVRSAVINDIVYFYNKPGVKRIHVVAHSQGTPITYEALFHYLDKQYQDKIFTYTTIGSVLSYYHHARGVLDPVYYERFPVSVSTEQNFPKGFKWLNFWNFSDPITEFYGLDEYTYFEKAPPLDTKFARGIASPTNIRTKTSLENHGEYWNNLEKFATPLAKRTLGELRPMEWNPDLGEKGGRSTGKGADTRKKAEDTEPTGWQRYRHHLAVVALWLILLVGAFFAVRWLIDIPVVHLVSDYFIRLHKNALDVFRFYIPSNGSAAPKQLDALWSQILDGALILIGMWLFVDWVSQLGRTASLTFKK, from the coding sequence ATGGCTAAGAAAGCGACATCAAAAAACGAGAACGGACAGGAGCCGGAGATCGACGTCATCCTCATCGTGAAAGGCGCCGGCGAACAGGCGGAGGACGATCACCTGAACATCTTTCTACGCGGATTTTGGCCCGCGATCAAGGCGCTGGATAAAAATGCGACGCTGACACAGTTGACCTCCGGGTTCGAAGATTATTTACCCTCGCCTCATAATACGGATGGGAAATCGCACAAACATGTGACGGAGATCCGCGCCCGTCACCGGTTCGAGGAAAAGGTTGGAACAGGAATCCAGGAGCGGCAGACCAGCAGGCGTCTTTGGTTGAAGGAGTCTTATTGGGAAGCCGAAACCCTGCCTTCCGGCGCGCTTGGGAATCTCTCGCGGGAATGGCGCATGGCGTCGTTTGTGTTTGCGAACATGCTCCGCAACGCCGTATTCACACGGAATACGAAATGGCTAAAAGATCAACGGACCAATCAAAACTTTGCCTTTCAGCGCGGCAAGACGCCCGGCACACGGGCTTGGGATTACTTCGGTTATTACTTTTCCTATTTCTTGATGTTTGTGCTGGTTCTTTTGCCGTTCATTAAGATTCTGCCTACGGTGACGTGGTTCAACGAAGCGTTGAAGAACATCCTGGCTGATGAGATCTTCAACCTGCCGGGGTTCAACGGGCTGATCTTCGTGATCTTTACCGGGGCGGTCTGGGCGATTGCGCCGGCGCTCGAACATTCTGTCATGAGTTACCAGTATGCCAAATATCGGAGGTTGAAAAGCCTGCCCGTGCTTCCCAATTGGGTACTGCTTGCTTTGATCTTTTTCCTCGTGAGCGAACCGCTGGCTTACCTGCGCTTTGTCTTGGTTTTGCTTGGGCTTCAAACCTCCCTCGTGGTTGCGCGCGGACTTTTATGGGGGTTCCGAGCCTACGCCAATAGCGATGTGGATATCGCCGATTATTATTCTTATGAGGAAGACGGCCGGAAACTTGTGGGCAAGGTCGACGAGGTATTCCTGACCCGCCTGTTCTTTACCCCACTGATCTATCGTTACTTGATCTTTATGACGCTCCCCATTGGGTTCATTGGCGCCCTGCTGGTGAGCCTGTTGAAATGGACAAAATTTCTGGGCGGCATTGGCGCCTCGCTCGATAAGGCGCTCAACGTGATGTTGGTGGGATACATGGACGATGTGGTGAATTACGCGATGGACCCGGCGCAATCGAACCGGGTGAGAAGCGCGGTGATCAACGATATCGTCTATTTTTACAACAAGCCGGGCGTCAAACGTATCCATGTGGTGGCGCACTCGCAAGGCACGCCGATCACGTACGAAGCGTTGTTCCATTACCTCGATAAACAATACCAGGACAAAATCTTCACCTATACAACCATCGGCAGTGTCCTCAGTTACTATCATCATGCGCGGGGCGTGCTTGATCCTGTGTATTACGAGCGTTTCCCGGTCTCTGTGTCGACGGAGCAGAATTTCCCGAAGGGGTTCAAGTGGTTGAATTTCTGGAATTTCTCAGACCCGATCACCGAATTTTATGGACTGGATGAGTACACCTACTTTGAAAAGGCGCCTCCATTGGATACAAAATTCGCGCGAGGCATAGCCAGCCCAACCAATATACGGACGAAAACATCCCTCGAGAATCACGGAGAGTATTGGAACAATCTTGAGAAATTCGCAACCCCGCTCGCGAAACGAACGCTGGGAGAATTGCGACCCATGGAATGGAACCCGGATCTAGGCGAGAAAGGGGGCAGGTCCACCGGCAAGGGGGCGGATACAAGAAAGAAAGCGGAAGATACCGAGCCCACCGGGTGGCAACGCTACCGCCATCACCTTGCCGTCGTGGCTCTATGGCTAATCCTTCTCGTTGGGGCGTTCTTCGCAGTCCGCTGGCTGATCGACATCCCTGTTGTTCACCTGGTGTCCGATTATTTCATACGATTACATAAAAACGCGTTGGATGTTTTTCGTTTCTACATTCCCTCGAATGGCTCTGCCGCGCCAAAACAACTCGACGCCTTATGGTCCCAGATCCTCGATGGAGCTCTCATTCTCATTGGGATGTGGTTATTTGTCGATTGGGTCAGTCAACTGGGGAGAACCGCAAGTTTGACATTTAAAAAATAG
- a CDS encoding flap endonuclease — MKIHLIDGTYELFRAHFGAPPKKSLSGQEVGATLGLVRSLLMLLQTEGVTHVAVAFDHVIESFRNKMYAGYKSSEGVDPIILNQFEIAEKAVAALGVPVWSMVKFEADDAIATAVTKFKKEKSVEQIIICSVDKDLTQMVDGKKVVCWDRRREITLDEKGVVEKFGVKPESIPDYLALVGDSADGYPGIKGWGAASTSAVLAKYKHIESIPKDPKKLPFSLGRATTLSENLQQNYKDALLFRELSTLRLDVPLKESLNDLEWQGARSSLKKVCAELREERIVERVKRWRRSTKSSKQN; from the coding sequence ATGAAAATTCATTTGATTGACGGCACATACGAATTATTTCGGGCACATTTTGGTGCACCACCAAAAAAATCTTTGAGCGGACAAGAAGTAGGCGCAACGCTGGGACTCGTCCGCAGTTTGTTGATGTTGCTCCAAACTGAAGGCGTGACCCACGTCGCTGTGGCGTTTGACCATGTGATCGAGTCATTTCGCAACAAGATGTATGCGGGCTACAAATCCAGCGAAGGCGTTGACCCGATCATCTTGAATCAATTTGAGATCGCTGAAAAAGCGGTCGCCGCGTTGGGTGTGCCTGTTTGGTCAATGGTCAAGTTTGAAGCGGACGATGCGATTGCGACGGCTGTGACAAAATTCAAAAAAGAAAAATCTGTGGAGCAAATCATCATCTGTTCGGTGGACAAAGATTTGACTCAAATGGTGGATGGCAAGAAAGTGGTCTGCTGGGATCGCCGCCGCGAGATTACTTTGGATGAAAAAGGCGTGGTTGAAAAATTTGGCGTGAAGCCAGAATCAATTCCCGATTATCTTGCGCTAGTTGGCGACTCTGCCGATGGCTACCCTGGCATCAAAGGCTGGGGCGCGGCGTCCACGTCTGCGGTGCTGGCGAAGTACAAGCATATCGAGTCGATTCCCAAAGACCCGAAGAAACTTCCGTTCAGTCTGGGGCGCGCGACGACTCTGAGCGAAAATCTCCAGCAGAATTACAAGGACGCGTTGCTGTTCAGAGAATTGTCCACGCTTCGGCTGGATGTGCCGCTCAAAGAATCGCTCAACGATTTGGAGTGGCAGGGAGCTCGATCAAGCTTGAAGAAAGTGTGCGCAGAATTACGGGAGGAGAGAATCGTCGAGCGGGTGAAAAGGTGGCGTCGCTCGACAAAATCATCCAAGCAGAATTGA
- a CDS encoding DUF1801 domain-containing protein, whose amino-acid sequence MTSLTPSQEIDRQIKELGSDWRGKLLARMRKLILSATSDLTEDWKWGTAVFVSKGNVVAAGIFKDHVKLNFFKGASLKDPKKLFNAGLEAKGSRGIDLTENSKIDEAALKELIREAVALNSAKKK is encoded by the coding sequence ATGACAAGCTTAACTCCATCCCAAGAGATTGACAGACAGATCAAAGAGCTAGGCAGTGACTGGCGCGGCAAACTGCTGGCGCGTATGAGAAAACTGATCCTTTCCGCCACTTCCGATCTTACGGAAGATTGGAAGTGGGGCACCGCCGTATTTGTCTCCAAAGGAAATGTGGTGGCGGCTGGGATTTTCAAAGATCACGTCAAATTGAATTTCTTCAAAGGCGCGTCGCTGAAAGACCCGAAGAAATTGTTCAACGCTGGTCTGGAAGCGAAAGGTTCGCGCGGCATTGACCTGACCGAAAATTCAAAAATAGACGAAGCCGCGTTGAAAGAGTTGATCCGTGAGGCGGTGGCGTTGAATTCGGCGAAGAAGAAATAA
- a CDS encoding AraC family transcriptional regulator, whose protein sequence is MSFDFKIRPSDSPLVEAVWHTETIGNDESFMSTAESRWEMVITKHLGKYTLSIRGPEAKASRAQIPNGHAEYFGIIFKRSVFMPHLPKQNLVNESIHLPQSTRSAFTVMGGVYEIPNFENADTFVTHLVRQDLLNRDQVVDDVLRGATQGLSVRSLQRRFLHVTGLTHKTFQQIERARRALTMLQAGKPIVDVVFEAGYSDQPHLTRSLKLFAGQTPSEVVKSK, encoded by the coding sequence ATGTCCTTCGATTTCAAAATCCGCCCATCAGACTCGCCGTTGGTTGAAGCCGTGTGGCACACGGAAACAATCGGCAACGACGAATCGTTCATGTCCACAGCCGAGAGCCGCTGGGAGATGGTCATCACAAAACATCTGGGCAAATACACCTTGAGCATCCGCGGACCCGAAGCGAAGGCGTCGCGGGCGCAAATCCCAAATGGTCATGCCGAATATTTCGGGATCATTTTCAAACGCAGTGTGTTCATGCCGCATCTGCCGAAACAAAATCTTGTCAACGAATCGATTCACCTGCCGCAGTCCACGCGCAGCGCGTTCACGGTCATGGGCGGCGTGTATGAAATTCCCAACTTTGAAAATGCGGATACGTTCGTGACCCATCTTGTGCGGCAGGATTTGTTGAATCGCGACCAGGTGGTGGATGACGTTCTGCGCGGCGCGACTCAGGGTCTGTCTGTTCGCAGTTTACAGCGGCGTTTTCTGCATGTGACGGGTTTGACTCACAAGACATTCCAGCAGATCGAGCGGGCGCGTCGGGCGTTGACCATGTTGCAGGCGGGCAAACCAATCGTCGACGTGGTGTTTGAAGCGGGCTATTCCGATCAGCCGCATCTGACTCGCTCGTTGAAATTGTTCGCGGGGCAGACTCCGTCTGAGGTGGTTAAATCCAAATAA
- a CDS encoding dihydrofolate reductase, whose amino-acid sequence MRKLIVSTQASMDSVIGNAHNWAFDYVNDEFLAYAREQLFATDTLVMGRVTYEGFVSAWPARAGVDDFADRMNSLPKYVASRTLKEPLTWNSNLIKGDVTKSIADLKQGSGGYILQYGSGELTRTLLKHGLIDEFRVMAYPVAVGTGQRLFENIDQTAMKLLEVKQFSTGVLVLHYEPVKK is encoded by the coding sequence ATGAGAAAATTAATTGTATCCACACAAGCAAGCATGGACAGCGTGATCGGCAACGCGCACAATTGGGCGTTCGATTATGTCAACGATGAGTTTTTGGCTTATGCGCGCGAACAACTTTTTGCAACCGATACGTTGGTGATGGGGCGAGTGACCTACGAAGGCTTTGTATCGGCATGGCCCGCGCGCGCTGGCGTTGACGATTTTGCAGATCGAATGAACAGCCTGCCGAAATATGTCGCTTCACGGACCTTGAAAGAACCGCTCACTTGGAATTCAAACCTAATCAAGGGTGATGTCACAAAATCAATTGCCGATTTGAAGCAGGGATCGGGTGGTTATATTTTGCAATACGGAAGCGGCGAATTGACGCGCACACTGCTCAAACATGGCTTGATTGATGAATTTCGAGTGATGGCTTACCCTGTGGCAGTTGGAACAGGACAGCGTCTCTTTGAAAACATTGACCAAACCGCCATGAAACTTTTGGAAGTGAAACAATTCAGCACAGGTGTTTTGGTTTTGCATTACGAGCCTGTGAAGAAGTAG
- a CDS encoding excinuclease ABC subunit UvrA — MPQEYIEIRGARENNLKNVSLRIPKRKITIFTGVSGSGKSSIVFDTIATESQRLMNENFSMFVRNFLPKYGQPDADSIENLSMSIVVDQKRMGGGSHSTVGTITDINTLLRLLFSRLGKPHVGSANLFGFNDPKGMCPDYNGLGRKLDVDLNKLLDTSKSLNEGAILFSEYAVNGWYWGQIISTGLFDPDKKLSKYTKKEIDDLLHSEPIKIKTKVGAKDFNMTYEGIVTRFTNKYIKRDLKTMSARTQKQVEPYMTMGPCHLCNGARLSQAALKSKINGYNIADLTAMEIPELIKVVKTFKEPAAQSIVKGLIERLEHLVDIGLEYLSLSRETDTLSGGESQRVKVVKHLGSSLTDVIYIFDEPSVGLHPRDVHRMNELLQRLRDKGNTVIVVEHDPDVIKAADHIVDVGPKAGTHGGKIVYEGSFANLLKTNTLTGKFMNQKVPLKDEFRKATGKLPIKNAKVNNLQNVSVDIPTGILTVVTGVAGSGKSSLINEVFLAQHADAVVIDQSAVGANSRSNPATYTGILDDVRKAFAAANKVQASLFSFNSKGACENCQGLGVIYTDLAFLSEAKTPCEVCEGRRFKDEVLKYKLNGKNISEVLAMKVEEALEYFQIPEVTKKLQAMSDVGLDYLSLGQPLSTLSGGECQRIKLASELHKKGSVYIMDEPTTGLHMSDIGHLMEVINRLVDTGNTVVIIEHNLHVIKNADWIIDMGPEGGSKGGTIIFEGTPKQLVSAKRSITSEYLRN, encoded by the coding sequence ATGCCACAAGAATACATCGAAATTCGCGGCGCGCGCGAAAACAATTTGAAAAATGTCTCACTGCGAATCCCCAAGCGCAAGATCACAATTTTTACAGGCGTATCGGGTTCAGGGAAATCGTCCATTGTGTTCGATACGATCGCGACCGAATCGCAGAGATTGATGAACGAAAACTTCAGCATGTTCGTGCGGAATTTTCTGCCGAAGTACGGACAACCCGACGCCGACTCGATTGAAAACCTGAGCATGTCCATCGTGGTGGATCAAAAACGCATGGGCGGCGGTTCACACTCGACGGTTGGAACCATTACAGACATCAATACTTTATTGCGTTTATTATTTTCACGGCTCGGCAAACCGCATGTTGGCTCTGCCAATCTCTTCGGCTTCAACGACCCAAAAGGGATGTGCCCCGATTATAACGGACTGGGTCGCAAACTGGATGTGGACTTGAATAAATTGTTGGATACATCCAAGTCGTTGAATGAAGGCGCGATATTATTCTCCGAATATGCGGTGAATGGATGGTATTGGGGTCAAATCATCAGCACAGGCTTGTTCGACCCTGATAAGAAGTTGTCCAAGTACACAAAAAAAGAAATAGATGATCTGTTGCACAGCGAGCCGATAAAGATTAAGACCAAAGTTGGCGCAAAAGATTTCAACATGACTTATGAGGGCATCGTCACGCGCTTCACGAACAAATACATCAAACGTGATTTGAAGACCATGTCGGCGCGGACTCAAAAGCAAGTGGAGCCGTATATGACGATGGGTCCATGTCACCTGTGCAATGGCGCAAGGTTGAGTCAGGCGGCGTTGAAGAGCAAAATCAACGGCTATAACATTGCAGATTTGACCGCGATGGAAATTCCAGAGTTGATCAAAGTTGTGAAAACATTCAAAGAACCTGCGGCGCAGTCCATTGTCAAAGGCTTGATTGAACGCCTGGAACATCTCGTAGACATTGGGCTCGAATATCTCTCCCTCAGCCGCGAAACGGACACTTTGTCGGGCGGCGAGTCGCAACGCGTGAAAGTAGTCAAACACTTGGGAAGCAGTTTGACGGATGTGATTTACATCTTCGATGAGCCGAGCGTGGGCTTGCATCCGCGCGATGTGCATCGAATGAACGAGTTGTTGCAAAGACTGCGCGACAAAGGCAACACAGTCATCGTCGTCGAACATGACCCCGACGTTATCAAAGCCGCTGACCATATCGTGGATGTTGGTCCAAAGGCTGGCACGCACGGCGGCAAGATTGTCTACGAAGGCAGTTTTGCGAATTTGCTGAAAACAAACACGCTGACAGGTAAGTTCATGAATCAGAAAGTCCCGCTGAAAGATGAGTTCCGCAAGGCAACGGGCAAACTGCCAATCAAGAATGCAAAAGTGAACAACCTGCAAAACGTCAGCGTGGATATTCCGACGGGAATCTTGACTGTCGTCACAGGTGTGGCGGGTTCGGGGAAAAGTTCGCTGATCAACGAAGTCTTTTTGGCGCAACATGCTGATGCGGTTGTGATTGACCAATCCGCTGTCGGAGCCAACAGCCGTTCCAACCCTGCCACCTACACAGGCATTTTGGATGATGTCCGCAAGGCGTTTGCGGCGGCGAATAAAGTGCAGGCTTCGTTATTCAGTTTCAACTCGAAAGGCGCGTGCGAAAATTGTCAGGGGCTTGGCGTGATCTACACCGATCTGGCGTTTCTCAGCGAAGCCAAGACTCCCTGCGAAGTTTGTGAAGGCAGACGTTTCAAAGATGAAGTGTTGAAATACAAACTGAACGGGAAAAATATTTCGGAAGTCTTGGCGATGAAAGTGGAAGAGGCGTTGGAATATTTCCAGATTCCCGAAGTGACAAAGAAATTGCAAGCTATGAGTGATGTGGGACTTGATTATTTGAGTCTGGGTCAGCCGTTGAGCACGTTATCTGGCGGAGAATGTCAGCGCATCAAACTTGCTAGTGAGTTGCACAAAAAGGGAAGCGTCTACATCATGGACGAACCCACGACAGGCTTGCACATGTCCGATATTGGGCATCTAATGGAAGTCATCAATCGGCTCGTGGACACTGGCAATACGGTTGTCATCATCGAACATAATTTGCATGTGATCAAGAATGCGGATTGGATCATTGATATGGGTCCCGAGGGTGGAAGCAAGGGCGGTACAATCATCTTCGAAGGCACGCCCAAGCAACTGGTCAGTGCGAAGCGTTCGATCACGAGTGAGTATTTGAGGAATTAA
- a CDS encoding HAD family phosphatase, which yields MLNALIFDFDGLILDTETPEYIVWKTIYEENGFDFPHDDWGKIIGGNGLLDFDAADTLSRLSQGRLDPVSLRARHSVESLAMVHAQSILPGVIEIIHNAKARQWKLAIASSSHHEWVDTHAKRLGIFDLFDAVIAADDVGAGRTKPNPDLFLTALNQLQVQKNEAVVFEDSPNGIKAANRAGIFVVAAPNHVTSRLSLEGADLVVGSLAELSLDQLVDLLK from the coding sequence ATGCTCAACGCCCTGATCTTCGACTTCGACGGACTCATCCTCGACACCGAAACCCCCGAATACATCGTTTGGAAAACCATCTACGAAGAAAACGGATTCGACTTTCCTCACGACGACTGGGGCAAAATCATCGGCGGAAACGGACTCCTGGATTTCGACGCGGCGGATACTCTCTCGCGTCTTTCGCAGGGGCGGCTTGATCCGGTTTCCCTACGCGCCCGTCACAGCGTGGAAAGCCTTGCCATGGTTCACGCGCAGTCCATCCTGCCAGGCGTGATCGAAATCATCCATAACGCAAAAGCCCGCCAATGGAAGCTTGCCATCGCCTCCAGCTCACATCACGAGTGGGTGGATACGCACGCCAAACGCCTCGGCATCTTCGACCTGTTCGATGCCGTCATCGCCGCAGACGATGTGGGCGCGGGACGCACCAAGCCGAACCCCGATCTATTTCTCACGGCGCTGAATCAACTTCAAGTCCAGAAAAACGAAGCGGTGGTCTTCGAAGATTCCCCCAACGGAATCAAAGCCGCCAATCGCGCCGGCATCTTCGTCGTGGCGGCGCCCAACCACGTCACCTCACGCCTCTCGCTCGAAGGCGCCGATCTGGTCGTCGGTTCGCTGGCTGAATTGTCGCTGGATCAGCTGGTTGATCTGTTGAAATGA
- a CDS encoding STAS domain-containing protein: protein MSVVQIARMDSTTPVTVFRLLERVSLDNFAELEAITKDAHANGTRNLVFDLGAQESLSSIGVRAIVVMHKILAKDGGNPLKLAGVAGGIREVLNISGITTFIDIFDTVDDAVSSFQ, encoded by the coding sequence ATGAGCGTCGTTCAAATTGCGCGCATGGACTCGACCACGCCGGTGACAGTGTTCCGCTTGCTCGAACGCGTGTCGCTCGATAATTTCGCCGAACTGGAAGCCATCACCAAAGACGCGCACGCCAATGGGACGCGGAACCTTGTGTTCGACTTGGGCGCGCAAGAATCGCTCTCCAGCATTGGGGTTCGCGCCATTGTGGTGATGCATAAGATTCTTGCCAAAGATGGGGGCAACCCGTTGAAACTGGCGGGCGTGGCTGGGGGCATACGCGAGGTGTTGAACATTTCAGGCATCACCACATTCATCGATATCTTCGATACCGTCGATGACGCAGTGAGCTCGTTTCAATAG
- a CDS encoding tryptophan 2,3-dioxygenase, producing MDDLYYGEYIGLDTILNSQHPRSFDRVEDGNDEMLFIIIHQAYELWFKQVIFELDRVRRIFMGGNINDNAGEMGAATSKLKRVVKILELVNQQVGVLETMTALDFLEFRNYLLPASGFQSKQFRLIEVKLGLKMEERHKREYYKHTRRGSLSEADMLDVTRAEGEPTLKGLVVSWLERMPFFEEQYWAEYISTSGAGADKFWSDYREAYRESLSAGEGGRFAEFEKVLFAEGRGDLTPKALQAALFITLYREMPIFQYPFELLNTLSEIDELLSNWRYRHFSMVRRMIGIRAGTGGTSGAGYLEGTLSQHYAFREITELATFLIERSKLPKLPEALKEKVSFQA from the coding sequence ATGGACGATCTATATTACGGCGAGTATATTGGGCTCGATACGATCTTGAACAGCCAGCATCCGCGCAGTTTTGACAGGGTGGAAGACGGCAACGATGAGATGTTGTTCATCATCATCCATCAGGCATATGAATTGTGGTTTAAGCAGGTGATCTTCGAGTTGGATCGGGTGCGGCGCATTTTCATGGGAGGCAATATCAACGATAATGCGGGCGAGATGGGCGCGGCAACGAGCAAGTTGAAGCGCGTGGTGAAAATTTTGGAGTTGGTTAATCAACAGGTGGGCGTGCTGGAGACGATGACCGCGCTCGACTTTTTGGAATTCAGGAATTATCTATTGCCCGCTTCGGGGTTTCAGTCGAAACAGTTCCGTTTGATCGAGGTGAAACTGGGGTTGAAAATGGAGGAGCGGCATAAGCGCGAGTATTACAAGCACACGCGGCGCGGAAGTCTATCGGAAGCCGATATGCTGGATGTGACGCGCGCGGAGGGCGAGCCGACGTTAAAGGGGCTGGTGGTCTCCTGGTTGGAGCGGATGCCGTTCTTCGAGGAGCAGTATTGGGCGGAGTATATTTCCACCAGCGGGGCGGGCGCGGATAAGTTCTGGTCCGATTACCGCGAGGCGTACCGCGAGAGTCTGTCGGCGGGGGAGGGCGGGAGGTTTGCGGAGTTCGAGAAAGTTTTATTCGCCGAGGGGCGCGGCGATCTGACGCCGAAGGCATTGCAGGCGGCATTGTTCATCACGTTGTACCGCGAAATGCCGATTTTTCAGTATCCATTTGAGTTGTTGAACACGCTCTCGGAGATCGACGAGTTATTGTCGAATTGGCGGTACCGCCATTTTTCGATGGTGCGGCGGATGATCGGCATCCGCGCGGGGACGGGCGGCACCAGCGGGGCGGGCTACCTCGAAGGGACGTTGAGCCAGCATTACGCTTTCCGTGAGATCACAGAACTTGCGACATTCTTGATCGAACGTAGTAAGTTGCCAAAGTTACCTGAAGCGTTGAAAGAGAAGGTGAGTTTTCAAGCGTAG